The genomic segment TTAACACGCTTCGCACGTACTGCATGGCAACTGCACTGCAATCTTATCTTCAACTAAGGCAAGCACCTTTGTCGGACAGCCCGTAATACAGATACCGCAAGAATCGCACAGATCGTAATTAACTTCGGGGATTCCGTTGATAACTTTTATTGCACCTTTCGGACAGTTCTTTTCACACTTCATACATTTGATACAGCCGCGCTTACAATTTTTCATAATAACGGCTTTTCTCGGATTTCTACATGAACAAAGGGCAATGGAACCTTTCCGGGAAGTAGATACGGTTGTCAGTATGTGCTGAGGACACGCCGCGACACAGACTGCGCAGCCGGTACATTTTTCATAATCGACGTGCGGGATTCCGTCTTCCCCAACATGGATGGCATCAAAAGGACAGGCCATTTCGCAGTCACCGAGACCGATACAGCCCCAATCGCATTCCCGCAATCCGTTTACGGAAATCTTTGCAGCACGGCAGGTTTTAACACCGACATAATCCGCCTTTTCCTTACAGACATCATGGGAGCCTTGGCAAAGTAAAACCGCTACTTTAGCATCCGCATCAGCAGTTACCCCCATAATCGCACCGACTTTCGCCGCAACGGGACCGGCGCCGACGGAACAGCCGTTTACCGGCGCATTGCCGCTTGCAACCGCAGCCGCAAAACCGTCACAGCCCGGAAAACCGCATGCGCCGCAGTTTGCACCGGGAAGCACCTCACGGATTTTCGCAACCGTTTCATCAGGCGCTACATAAAACAGCTTTTTAAAAAAGCCTAATAAAAAGCCTATCGCTAACGATAAAATCAGCGAAACGATAAGCGTTAAAATAATTATTTGCATACTCTTTTTTACACTCCTCTAAATCATGCCTGCAAAGCCGCCGAATGCCAAAGATAACAGAGCGGCAGCGATAAACAGGATAGGAGTACCTTTGAGGTACTTAGGTATCGGGGCAATGTCGATACGCTCGCGCAAACCGGCAAACAAAACCATTGCCAACATATAGCTGATTGCGACACCGATTGAGTATACCATCGACTGAATAAAGGTATAGTCGGCAGCGATAACATCGAGCGTAACCGCAAGAATGGCACAGTTCGTGGTAATCAGCGGTAAGTACACCCCCATCGCCGAATACAGAGCAGGCGCCGACTTCTTTAAGTAGAACTCTACCAACTGAACCAAACTCGCAATAACCAAGATAAAGAGCAATGTCTGTAAGAAACCGAGATCGTATGGTGCCAGCACAAGCTTATATAACGGATAAGTTGCCGCTGTTGCGATAACCGTAACAAAGAGAACCGCCCATCCCATACCGGTGGATTTTTTCACATCGGAGGTCATACCGATAAACGAACACAGTGCAAGGAAGCGGATAAAGACGATATTCTTAACGAATACCGCAGCAAGAAAAATCTTAAACAGTTCCATTTTCAGTTCCCTCCTTTGCAGGCGCTGCAACGGCCGCGGGTTCGGCACCAGCCTCAGATTGGGTCGCAGGGGCAGCGGCTTGTTTTTCCGCTTCAGCCTTTAACGCGGCTTCTTTTTGTGCAGCCTCCGCCTTGAGCGCAGCTTCTTTCGCCAGCTCAGCTTCCCGTAATGCGGCAGCCTCTTTCAGTGCCGCTTCTTTTAATACGGCTGCTTTCCGTATTTTCCGCTGCTTTTGCTGATCTTGTACCAAATAGGTTAAGGCAATCATTACACCAAATACAAAGAAACCGCCGGGAGAATTCGCAAAGAACTTAATAAGGTAGTCATCCGGCAACAAGCGCACACCAAGCACGGTACCGGTACCCAAAAGCTCACGGATGGCAGACAT from the Treponema medium genome contains:
- a CDS encoding electron transport complex protein RnfA; this translates as MELFKIFLAAVFVKNIVFIRFLALCSFIGMTSDVKKSTGMGWAVLFVTVIATAATYPLYKLVLAPYDLGFLQTLLFILVIASLVQLVEFYLKKSAPALYSAMGVYLPLITTNCAILAVTLDVIAADYTFIQSMVYSIGVAISYMLAMVLFAGLRERIDIAPIPKYLKGTPILFIAAALLSLAFGGFAGMI
- a CDS encoding RnfABCDGE type electron transport complex subunit B, translated to MQIIILTLIVSLILSLAIGFLLGFFKKLFYVAPDETVAKIREVLPGANCGACGFPGCDGFAAAVASGNAPVNGCSVGAGPVAAKVGAIMGVTADADAKVAVLLCQGSHDVCKEKADYVGVKTCRAAKISVNGLRECDWGCIGLGDCEMACPFDAIHVGEDGIPHVDYEKCTGCAVCVAACPQHILTTVSTSRKGSIALCSCRNPRKAVIMKNCKRGCIKCMKCEKNCPKGAIKVINGIPEVNYDLCDSCGICITGCPTKVLALVEDKIAVQLPCSTCEAC